DNA sequence from the Malus sylvestris chromosome 10, drMalSylv7.2, whole genome shotgun sequence genome:
gagagagagagagagagagagagagagagagagagagagagagagaaagaaactaACTCATGCGTTATACAAGTCTTCAAAATGTTCACAAATTGGAGTTAAAGATTGAATATCATGACTCAACACATATGACATTTTGACAAGTATAATATAATCATAACTCAAAAAAATGATAATTCTGCGAAGTATACGTTTCCTAAATGCCGAAAACAGTGTTGGTTTGAGAAGCCATGTGTGACTGAGCAAAACAGGGTAAGACGGAAAAAAATACACCGTTTTGACAGTCCCAACAATGAGCATTTACCGAGCAACATATTtgatccttttgcgtagtattCTAAGGCAATGAATGGAAAACTAAACACTGAGTAAAGGGCGGCTGAACTCAAGCCGGTAACTGGAgctttttgttgtttttccaGCTGCAAACCACAATTGTACAAATATATATGAGGGAAGGCTCAGATGAATGCAAATTATTTGTAACATTTACGAATATTTACCTGTGGAAATAGTAGTAGAAGAAATCGGCATACAGCAGTGTTTGAACAAGCCCGGAAATCCATGCTGCAACGGCCAAAGAAGAACGTAAGCATATAGTTTATGGTCGAAAGAAGAAGTCTACTAGGCAAACAAGAAAGGGAAAATGTGCCAGGATACTGAGGATGTGGTGTCTCAAAGATGCTGATGAACTCAACTATGGTTTCAATATGTGGAATGGGAACTCAGATTGTGAAGGCTTATGCTCGAGAGTTGTCAACTATTTCCACATTCAAACATGGAAATTATCGAAATTCACTAATGAACAAAAATTAAGTTTTCTTTGAGAAGAACTAATGAACAAAAATTAAGTTTACAATCTGACGATTCAATATACCATGCAAAAGTAGAAGAAACAAGTAGGAAACAAGTGCTTTCTAATTAAAGAGAATACAGTTGCTAATATAAGTAACATATATGTGCATATTGGTGTAAAGTTGTAAACAGAGACACTACTTATCGAAGCAGTAGGTCCATGAATCCCCCTAATTTAAAATCAATACAATGAGAAAAGGTCTCAAAATACGAGTATAAatataaagaatttgaatgTTATTCATATCACAATAATTCAATACATGAATGTGGATTCACCAGCaacgaaaaataaaatgatgCCTAGATGAGTGCAAACATCATACAAGAAAACTTATTGTATGTCATAATTTTGCCTGCACTGAGCATATCACCAAGTACAATACCTGTGCATCACAACATCTCTACCTAATACCTCGATCCTTGTAAAATATGGAAACATAAATATGCAAGTGCATGCATACAGGAACACATACACAACAAAGGGCATAGATGCAtcccacagagagagagagagagagagagagagagagtcataCGTATCCAATGGATATAGTGTGGTTCAGTGAAGTAGCGGTAAATCCAGTTGAGAATGTATAAAGCTCGGTATGCACTGCAGAAATAGTTGAGCACGTCAATAGAAACCCCAACCAATATATCATAAAACACCATTAGCATTGATAAAATATTATACGTAACATGTGGCATTAGAAAACAGTTTTGGATGACACCAACGCAGAGGATTTCTGGGCAAAATatcccaaaaataaaagaaaagggaataAACTTGTATAAAGAATCTTTACCTGAGAAATAAATGCCAATTTGCGTGGCTATGTATTAGGCaactaaagaaacaaaaaaaattgatatggCATGGTGAATCAAAAGTTTGTTTAGAAAATATATACCCAAGAAGTAACACATAATGGCCGGTCAAGTTGTCAATGTTTCTTGTTCTCTGCAACAGCACAAGCTGAGGAAGTATAGCAACGGCTTCTAAATATAATGAAAATGTCCACAAGACCTGATCCACATTATCATATAGCATATAAGAAAATAATGAAAGATGAAGCGGAAAGATGTAAAGACAGTTGAACAGTTTGAATTTGTACTTAGCAGTGAGGGGTACCAAATACGaataaaaagaaactaaaaaacTATGCAAACGAACCTCCATAAAGGTGAATTTCTCATTGATTATTAGGGCAAAGAACACACATGGCAGCAAAAGAAAAACATGGCGGAAGGTGTCTTGGTCTTTATCATAGGACCTACGAACAATCTTGTGCTCCCTAATGTACCAAACAATTGAAAACGAACTCCCCAGGAATATCAACTTCATGACGGTATTATACAGAGATATAAAATCGGTGAAAATGTCCAGGTAGCGAGCAGCAAAAACAATGGCATAGAGTTCTTGAGTCTTCAAAGAAATACCTAAACACAATGAAACACATCAACAAATAATGTAGCTAGTACTAATAACCAAATAAACAACCCGAAAAAAGGGCCATTTCTGAATATCTCAGATCGAGAAAAATGCAACAGCAACCAATCCCATATAACCCAAATACTCAATGCTaataaaagttcaagttaaGCCCTCATTCTAAATTCTCAAAAAGCACAACAATCTGGAATTTTTCCACTGTCAGCTGGATTATACAAGTTAGAACACAGAACCCAAATGCTCTTTTaagcaaaaaaatcaaaacttcaaaggcaTAAAATACACGATTAACGCAATTTCATACACGATTAACGCAATAAAAACTTCACTTCTCAACTGGGTTCAATTCAAAACAGAATTTAAATGCAGCTAACACGAAATTACATTGCTTGCAAAGCATTTAAATTATACACAAAAATGCAGAGAGgtaaaaaaaagggggaaatgGCGGTACCGGCGCACGATTTGATAGTGTGGATCTTGAGGAGCAAGACGAGGACGCTGGCCAGGTGGGTCATGTCGCCTGCTAATCTGAATATATTCATTTTTGCTGGATCCGAGTGACGCGTTTGTCTTCGGATCTCTCTGGTTTAGCTTGTGAAATGAAATGGGTTTACTGTTTGCTTCTCTGCCAAT
Encoded proteins:
- the LOC126587603 gene encoding ER lumen protein-retaining receptor-like, with product MNIFRLAGDMTHLASVLVLLLKIHTIKSCAGISLKTQELYAIVFAARYLDIFTDFISLYNTVMKLIFLGSSFSIVWYIREHKIVRRSYDKDQDTFRHVFLLLPCVFFALIINEKFTFMEVLWTFSLYLEAVAILPQLVLLQRTRNIDNLTGHYVLLLGAYRALYILNWIYRYFTEPHYIHWIPWISGLVQTLLYADFFYYYFHSWKNNKKLQLPA